A region from the Andrena cerasifolii isolate SP2316 chromosome 11, iyAndCera1_principal, whole genome shotgun sequence genome encodes:
- the Dtn gene encoding transmembrane protein 132C dtn isoform X1, with the protein MDKLASAVCKFQLRLAGILMDTWILFLFVAIADVAASVEVHFENKDGGFFLKHTPRQYYPARGDPVPAISPSTGASSNGNSGVPSPPPGSVLSIDKFTVFQTSEPVSVRATYGPFSTKQTVPARYIVPDPLDALPGPETRRNLTAATILDAQELGARHLDMSAHLVGSSVPRDSPVLRVLFHAGSEAGGRRQLLLARHQRVCVVLHATLATPSRSTASRNNGRGYSSSSSSSSSSALTAACSPDGENGVCLAQITIPADWWAPLPPPDASGRVKVAKSLPRLVQVAYSVLEPRTEDTGSSETGAGFCRPRVQIQPVTPLGQVPLAPNRADYKELKADDSLTLLVPHGPLYPRSRLHVPAFLHPSKASDLRQERAPLVVTVYLRARVKSGIKILDASPSNPDWIVESDINAKNTIATFTARRKENASRVPSASAEEILTMLLEASEEGVDGNWDGGRIVWSVRYAFEGEDDNGSQLNGMDQLQQRLQQRQMQHHHHHHAERRKLQARLEIQKDDIQAVLPISKNWEVMNTAVLTGRQVSQGMKVFIVSQAGTVADVTLQSSCHSEDESVLKVSSSCSSVYVDGTEIRGSSNASVLVKYGTYTGLAKFTVWMPEFPLEVTVGDTRLSQIKGWKVPEEHAIGAKSKRSLNATASRDSESVAKTKKRSAAELEDSIDDTSMDVEDADVILEEDEQEERFRGNEHGWDAINSIDRGPSTNCRLRFQQSPVEVHARFLATDHDSGRVSYFVNRRTWLRVTDLVMGMLRVSDPRIATLLQGRIVQGRGVGRTEVQVLSPITGRVIGAKEVRVGNDRVAITRLSVRVVSGLQLTISPDTAIENGYVAETSVTRRLTAQYQEGLLDIDVEFSDGTRTPLREIAVSDYHLLVESLDPEVVAFAPMVASHHPRVIAVGEGRGDLLRVSLQLADTCRLTGRRAGKGSQRATASALASASANVEVDFASSDLQNRPEFVQNDGGGTVGSHHHRERKTSRGEMAPDLHDILIGLPLKDENGHGHEPLVQARQHRTAIANGMSSGGMGGVGIRHHGGTRMSPLEIGMYVLLAAFCFAIVVFVVSCVVYASKFKTQPPDSPLAGAALPVLSGAARARAAANQLASGRRPPRESTTNAHDWVWLGRATLERAACGPQQVRVTSNPLASETEADAAELATCFDNPNHIELPSAGQRSNGSGPIDTTTYCKRDKLARNSFASKAITKPSIAVTATTVTTPASMATSTVTTTRNDNDDIPPPLPPHGVPVPSSAMATTTSAAPVSSLVNNNGNEDYKPPVPPHRNTGVIVRLPETPRKHRHRASSGSAGGNHHGNNQRHSKQIHHIKPHGKARVGSPKENAAEEEEFVELVNHDDNRHSKDPRAREVKRATIVGNPMFLSFATSAVASSMNVSSPTVASSSSSPPNTSPSSSSSSSSSSSSASSSSSSSSSQEQEGSAALDDLNLDMDYNQIMQYFDNLKESNA; encoded by the exons ACGTGGCGGCCTCGGTGGAGGTACACTTCGAGAACAAAGACGGCGGATTCTTCCTGAAGCACACACCGAGGCAGTACTACCCAGCGCGCGGGGATCCTGTCCCGGCGATATCCCCGTCGACGGGCGCGTCGTCGAATGGGAACAGCGGTGTCCCGTCGCCGCCGCCTGGCTCTGTCCTCTCGATAGACAAGTTCACGGTCTTTCAGACGAGCGAGCCCGTCTCCGTTCGCGCTACCTACGGGCCATTTAGCACGAAGCAGACCGTGCCAGCTCGCTACATAGTCCCGGACCCTCTGGACGCGCTACCCGGACCGGAAACGAGGCGGAACCTGACAGCGGCGACGATCCTGGACGCGCAGGAGCTGGGCGCCCGCCACCTGGACATGTCCGCTCATCTGGTGGGTAGCAGCGTGCCCCGCGACTCGCCTGTGCTTCGTGTCCTCTTTCACGCCGGAAGCGAGGCTGGCGGAAGGCGTCAGTTGCTCCTGGCCCGGCACCAGAGGGTCTGCGTGGTCCTGCACGCGACTTTGGCCACGCCGTCCAGGAGCACAGCCAGCAGGAACAATGGCAGAGGCtactcctcctcgtcctcttcctcctcgtcgtcagCCCTAACGGCAGCCTGCAGCCCCGACGGTGAAAACGGCGTGTGCCTCGCCCAGATCACCATTCCCGCCGACTGGTGGGCACCGCTACCACCTCCAGACGCCTCTGGCCGGGTGAAGGTCGCCAAGAGCCTGCCCAGGCTCGTGCAGGTCGCCTACTCTGTGCTCGAGCCGCGAACAGAGGACACCGGCTCCTCGGAGACCGGGGCAGGCTTCTGCAGGCCCAGGGTCCAGATTCAGCCCGTCACGCCGCTTGGTCAAGTGCCTCTGGCCCCCAACCGAGCTGACTACAAGGAGCTCAAAGCTGACGACTCGCTGACGCTGCTGGTCCCCCACGGACCACTGTACCCCAGGTCCAGGCTGCACGTTCCGGCCTTCCTGCACCCGTCCAAGGCCAGCGACCTGAGGCAGGAGAGAGCGCCACTGGTCGTCACTGTTTACCTTAG GGCCAGGGTGAAGTCTGGGATAAAGATCCTGGACGCCTCTCCGAGCAACCCGGACTGGATCGTGGAGAGCGACATAAACGCGAAGAACACGATCGCCACGTTCACGGCGAGACGGAAGGAGAACGCCTCGAGAGTACCAAGCGC ATCGGCCGAGGAGATCCTGACGATGCTCCTGGAAGCCAGCGAGGAGGGGGTGGACGGGAATTGGGACGGCGGGCGTATCGTGTGGAGCGTGCGTTACGCTTTCGAGGGCGAAGACGACAACGGCTCGCAGCTGAACGGAATGGATCAGCTGCAGCAGAGGTTGCAGCAGCGGCAGATGCAgcatcaccatcatcatcacGCCGAGAGGAGGAAGCTGCAGGCGCGGCTGGAGATACAGAAGGACGACATCCAGGCTGTCCTCCCTATTTCCAAG AACTGGGAGGTGATGAACACCGCGGTGCTGACGGGACGGCAAGTGTCCCAGGGGATGAAGGTGTTCATCGTCAGCCAGGCTGGCACTGTCGCCGACGTCACGCTGCAGTCCTCCTGTCACTCCGAGGACGAGAGCGTGCTCAAG GTGTCGTCGTCCTGCAGCAGCGTGTATGTGGACGGCACGGAAATCCGTGGCTCCAGTAACGCCTCTGTCCTCGTCAAATACGGTACCTACACCGGCCTAGCCAAGTTCACCGTCTGGATGCCTGAATTTCCTTTGGAGGTGACCGTCGGGGACACCAGGTTGAGCCAGATCAAAGGGTGGAAAGTTCCCGAGGAGCACGCTATAGGCGCCAAGAGCAAACGCAGTCTAAACGCCACCGCTTCCAGGGACAGTGAGTCTGTCGCGAAGACTAAGAAGAGAAGCGCCGCTGAGCTCGAGGACTCGATAGACGACACCTCCATGGACGTTGAAGACGCGGACGTGATCCTCGAGGAGGACGAGCAGGAGGAGAGGTTCAGAGGGAACGAGCACGGATGGGATGcgattaattccatcgacagagGGCCGTCGACCAATTGCCGGCTACGCTTCCAGCAGAGCCCGGTCGAGGTGCACGCGAGGTTCCTCGCCACGGACCACGACTCGGGGAGAGTCTCTTATTTCGTGAACCGCCGGACCTGGCTTCGCGTCACCGACTTGGTGATGGGCATGCTCAGGGTCTCGGATCCCAGAATAGCGACGCTCTTACAGGGGAGGATCGTGCAAGGCCGCGGAGTGGGCAGAACGGAGGTGCAGGTGCTCTCGCCGATTACCGGCCGAGTGATTGGAGCTAAAGAAGTGCGAGTGGGGAATGACCGAGTGGCGATCACCAGACTCTCCGTCAGAGTGGTGTCTGGCCTTCAGCTGACCATCAGTCCCGACACCGCTATTGAAAATGGATACGTCGCGGAGACGTCGGTCACGAGGAGGCTGACTGCCCAGTATCAG GAGGGCCTGCTGGATATAGACGTTGAGTTCTCAGACGGGACCAGGACACCGTTAAGGGAAATCGCTGTCAGCGACTACCACTTGCTAGTCGAGAGCTTAGATCCAGAGGTAGTTGCGTTCGCGCCTATGGTAGCCTCGCATCACCCTCGTGTGATCGCTGTCGGGGAAGGCCGGGGCGATTTGTTGCGTGTCAGCCTTCAGTTGGCCGACACCTGTCGCCTGACAGGCAGGCGAGCAGGAAAGGGTTCTCAGAGGGCGACGGCGTCAGCGTTAGCCAGCGCTTCGGCCAACGTCGAGGTGGACTTCGCCTCGAGCGATCTTCAAAATCGACCTGAGTTCGTGCAGAACGACGGAGGCGGAACGGTCGGTTCCCATCACCACAGGGAAAGGAAGACCAGCAGGGGAGAAATGGCGCCTGATCTGCACGACATCCTCATCG GGCTACCGCTGAAAGACGAGAACGGGCACGGGCACGAGCCTTTGGTGCAGGCACGGCAGCACCGCACGGCTATAGCTAATGGCATGTCTTCAGGAGGAATGGGAGGCGTCGGGATACGGCACCACGGCGGGACACGCATGAGCCCACTCGAGATCGGGATGTACGTCCTCCTGGCCGCCTTCTGCTTCGccatcgtcgtcttcgtcgtctccTGCGTGGTCTACGCCAGCAAGTTCAAGACCCAGCCGCCGGACTCTCCGCTGGCCGGAGCCGCGCTTCCGGTCCTCTCTGGAGCAGCGAGGGCCAgagccgcggccaaccagctgGCGTCGGGGCGGAGACCTCCCAGAGAGTCCACGACGAACGCGCACGACTGGGTCTGGCTGGGACGAGCCACCCTCGAGAGAGCCGCCTGCGGACCTCAACAG GTTCGGGTAACCAGCAACCCTCTGGCCAGCGAAACGGAGGCAGACGCCGCTGAACTCGCAACCTGTTTCGACAACCCGAACCACATCGAGCTACCATCGGCTGGGCAACGGAGTAACGGGTCCGGGCCCATCGACACGACGACCTACTGCAAGAGGGACAAGCTTGCGAGGAACAGTTTCGCTTCTAAAGCCATTACGAAGCCATCCATCGCGGTAACTGCGACCACGGTGACTACTCCCGCATCCATGGCAACATCGACCGTCACCACCACGCGAAACGA CAACGACGACATTCCGCCACCCCTACCGCCCCACGGAGTGCCAGTCCCGAGCAGCGCGATGGCGACGACCACGTCGGCGGCTCCAGTGAGCAGCCTCGTGAACAACAACGGCAACGAGGACTACAAGCCACCCGTGCCGCCGCACAGGAACACGGGGGTGATCGTGCGGCTGCCAGAGACCCCGAGGAAGCACCGTCACAGGGCGTCGAGCGGAAGCGCTGGCGGCAACCACCACGGGAACAATCAGCGCCACAGCAAGCAGATCCACCATATCAAGCCACACGGTAAAGCTAGAGTAGGTAGTCCGAAAGAGAACgccgcggaggaggaggagttcGTCGAGCTAGTGAATCACGATGACAACAGGCACTCGAAGGACCCGAGAGCCAGAGAGGTGAAGAGGGCGACGATCGTCGGTAATCCAATGTTCTTGTCGTTCGCGACGTCCGCGGTCGCCTCCTCGATGAACGTGTCCAGCCCGACCGTGGCCTCATCGTCCTCCTCGCCACCTAACACATcgccgtcctcctcctcctcgtcctcctcctcttcctcttccgcctcctcttcctcatcctcatcctcgtccCAAGAGCAGGAGGGGTCGGCGGCGCTGGACGACTTGAATCTGGACATGGACTACAACCAGATCATGCAGTACTTCGACAACCTGAAGGAGTCGAACGCCTAG
- the Dtn gene encoding transmembrane protein 132C dtn isoform X2 produces MDKLASAVCKFQLRLAGILMDTWILFLFVAIADVAASVEVHFENKDGGFFLKHTPRQYYPARGDPVPAISPSTGASSNGNSGVPSPPPGSVLSIDKFTVFQTSEPVSVRATYGPFSTKQTVPARYIVPDPLDALPGPETRRNLTAATILDAQELGARHLDMSAHLVGSSVPRDSPVLRVLFHAGSEAGGRRQLLLARHQRVCVVLHATLATPSRSTASRNNGRGYSSSSSSSSSSALTAACSPDGENGVCLAQITIPADWWAPLPPPDASGRVKVAKSLPRLVQVAYSVLEPRTEDTGSSETGAGFCRPRVQIQPVTPLGQVPLAPNRADYKELKADDSLTLLVPHGPLYPRSRLHVPAFLHPSKASDLRQERAPLVVTVYLRARVKSGIKILDASPSNPDWIVESDINAKNTIATFTARRKENASRVPSASAEEILTMLLEASEEGVDGNWDGGRIVWSVRYAFEGEDDNGSQLNGMDQLQQRLQQRQMQHHHHHHAERRKLQARLEIQKDDIQAVLPISKNWEVMNTAVLTGRQVSQGMKVFIVSQAGTVADVTLQSSCHSEDESVLKVSSSCSSVYVDGTEIRGSSNASVLVKYGTYTGLAKFTVWMPEFPLEVTVGDTRLSQIKGWKVPEEHAIGAKSKRSLNATASRDSESVAKTKKRSAAELEDSIDDTSMDVEDADVILEEDEQEERFRGNEHGWDAINSIDRGPSTNCRLRFQQSPVEVHARFLATDHDSGRVSYFVNRRTWLRVTDLVMGMLRVSDPRIATLLQGRIVQGRGVGRTEVQVLSPITGRVIGAKEVRVGNDRVAITRLSVRVVSGLQLTISPDTAIENGYVAETSVTRRLTAQYQEGLLDIDVEFSDGTRTPLREIAVSDYHLLVESLDPEVVAFAPMVASHHPRVIAVGEGRGDLLRVSLQLADTCRLTGRRAGKGSQRATASALASASANVEVDFASSDLQNRPEFVQNDGGGTVGSHHHRERKTSRGEMAPDLHDILIGGMGGVGIRHHGGTRMSPLEIGMYVLLAAFCFAIVVFVVSCVVYASKFKTQPPDSPLAGAALPVLSGAARARAAANQLASGRRPPRESTTNAHDWVWLGRATLERAACGPQQVRVTSNPLASETEADAAELATCFDNPNHIELPSAGQRSNGSGPIDTTTYCKRDKLARNSFASKAITKPSIAVTATTVTTPASMATSTVTTTRNDNDDIPPPLPPHGVPVPSSAMATTTSAAPVSSLVNNNGNEDYKPPVPPHRNTGVIVRLPETPRKHRHRASSGSAGGNHHGNNQRHSKQIHHIKPHGKARVGSPKENAAEEEEFVELVNHDDNRHSKDPRAREVKRATIVGNPMFLSFATSAVASSMNVSSPTVASSSSSPPNTSPSSSSSSSSSSSSASSSSSSSSSQEQEGSAALDDLNLDMDYNQIMQYFDNLKESNA; encoded by the exons ACGTGGCGGCCTCGGTGGAGGTACACTTCGAGAACAAAGACGGCGGATTCTTCCTGAAGCACACACCGAGGCAGTACTACCCAGCGCGCGGGGATCCTGTCCCGGCGATATCCCCGTCGACGGGCGCGTCGTCGAATGGGAACAGCGGTGTCCCGTCGCCGCCGCCTGGCTCTGTCCTCTCGATAGACAAGTTCACGGTCTTTCAGACGAGCGAGCCCGTCTCCGTTCGCGCTACCTACGGGCCATTTAGCACGAAGCAGACCGTGCCAGCTCGCTACATAGTCCCGGACCCTCTGGACGCGCTACCCGGACCGGAAACGAGGCGGAACCTGACAGCGGCGACGATCCTGGACGCGCAGGAGCTGGGCGCCCGCCACCTGGACATGTCCGCTCATCTGGTGGGTAGCAGCGTGCCCCGCGACTCGCCTGTGCTTCGTGTCCTCTTTCACGCCGGAAGCGAGGCTGGCGGAAGGCGTCAGTTGCTCCTGGCCCGGCACCAGAGGGTCTGCGTGGTCCTGCACGCGACTTTGGCCACGCCGTCCAGGAGCACAGCCAGCAGGAACAATGGCAGAGGCtactcctcctcgtcctcttcctcctcgtcgtcagCCCTAACGGCAGCCTGCAGCCCCGACGGTGAAAACGGCGTGTGCCTCGCCCAGATCACCATTCCCGCCGACTGGTGGGCACCGCTACCACCTCCAGACGCCTCTGGCCGGGTGAAGGTCGCCAAGAGCCTGCCCAGGCTCGTGCAGGTCGCCTACTCTGTGCTCGAGCCGCGAACAGAGGACACCGGCTCCTCGGAGACCGGGGCAGGCTTCTGCAGGCCCAGGGTCCAGATTCAGCCCGTCACGCCGCTTGGTCAAGTGCCTCTGGCCCCCAACCGAGCTGACTACAAGGAGCTCAAAGCTGACGACTCGCTGACGCTGCTGGTCCCCCACGGACCACTGTACCCCAGGTCCAGGCTGCACGTTCCGGCCTTCCTGCACCCGTCCAAGGCCAGCGACCTGAGGCAGGAGAGAGCGCCACTGGTCGTCACTGTTTACCTTAG GGCCAGGGTGAAGTCTGGGATAAAGATCCTGGACGCCTCTCCGAGCAACCCGGACTGGATCGTGGAGAGCGACATAAACGCGAAGAACACGATCGCCACGTTCACGGCGAGACGGAAGGAGAACGCCTCGAGAGTACCAAGCGC ATCGGCCGAGGAGATCCTGACGATGCTCCTGGAAGCCAGCGAGGAGGGGGTGGACGGGAATTGGGACGGCGGGCGTATCGTGTGGAGCGTGCGTTACGCTTTCGAGGGCGAAGACGACAACGGCTCGCAGCTGAACGGAATGGATCAGCTGCAGCAGAGGTTGCAGCAGCGGCAGATGCAgcatcaccatcatcatcacGCCGAGAGGAGGAAGCTGCAGGCGCGGCTGGAGATACAGAAGGACGACATCCAGGCTGTCCTCCCTATTTCCAAG AACTGGGAGGTGATGAACACCGCGGTGCTGACGGGACGGCAAGTGTCCCAGGGGATGAAGGTGTTCATCGTCAGCCAGGCTGGCACTGTCGCCGACGTCACGCTGCAGTCCTCCTGTCACTCCGAGGACGAGAGCGTGCTCAAG GTGTCGTCGTCCTGCAGCAGCGTGTATGTGGACGGCACGGAAATCCGTGGCTCCAGTAACGCCTCTGTCCTCGTCAAATACGGTACCTACACCGGCCTAGCCAAGTTCACCGTCTGGATGCCTGAATTTCCTTTGGAGGTGACCGTCGGGGACACCAGGTTGAGCCAGATCAAAGGGTGGAAAGTTCCCGAGGAGCACGCTATAGGCGCCAAGAGCAAACGCAGTCTAAACGCCACCGCTTCCAGGGACAGTGAGTCTGTCGCGAAGACTAAGAAGAGAAGCGCCGCTGAGCTCGAGGACTCGATAGACGACACCTCCATGGACGTTGAAGACGCGGACGTGATCCTCGAGGAGGACGAGCAGGAGGAGAGGTTCAGAGGGAACGAGCACGGATGGGATGcgattaattccatcgacagagGGCCGTCGACCAATTGCCGGCTACGCTTCCAGCAGAGCCCGGTCGAGGTGCACGCGAGGTTCCTCGCCACGGACCACGACTCGGGGAGAGTCTCTTATTTCGTGAACCGCCGGACCTGGCTTCGCGTCACCGACTTGGTGATGGGCATGCTCAGGGTCTCGGATCCCAGAATAGCGACGCTCTTACAGGGGAGGATCGTGCAAGGCCGCGGAGTGGGCAGAACGGAGGTGCAGGTGCTCTCGCCGATTACCGGCCGAGTGATTGGAGCTAAAGAAGTGCGAGTGGGGAATGACCGAGTGGCGATCACCAGACTCTCCGTCAGAGTGGTGTCTGGCCTTCAGCTGACCATCAGTCCCGACACCGCTATTGAAAATGGATACGTCGCGGAGACGTCGGTCACGAGGAGGCTGACTGCCCAGTATCAG GAGGGCCTGCTGGATATAGACGTTGAGTTCTCAGACGGGACCAGGACACCGTTAAGGGAAATCGCTGTCAGCGACTACCACTTGCTAGTCGAGAGCTTAGATCCAGAGGTAGTTGCGTTCGCGCCTATGGTAGCCTCGCATCACCCTCGTGTGATCGCTGTCGGGGAAGGCCGGGGCGATTTGTTGCGTGTCAGCCTTCAGTTGGCCGACACCTGTCGCCTGACAGGCAGGCGAGCAGGAAAGGGTTCTCAGAGGGCGACGGCGTCAGCGTTAGCCAGCGCTTCGGCCAACGTCGAGGTGGACTTCGCCTCGAGCGATCTTCAAAATCGACCTGAGTTCGTGCAGAACGACGGAGGCGGAACGGTCGGTTCCCATCACCACAGGGAAAGGAAGACCAGCAGGGGAGAAATGGCGCCTGATCTGCACGACATCCTCATCG GAGGAATGGGAGGCGTCGGGATACGGCACCACGGCGGGACACGCATGAGCCCACTCGAGATCGGGATGTACGTCCTCCTGGCCGCCTTCTGCTTCGccatcgtcgtcttcgtcgtctccTGCGTGGTCTACGCCAGCAAGTTCAAGACCCAGCCGCCGGACTCTCCGCTGGCCGGAGCCGCGCTTCCGGTCCTCTCTGGAGCAGCGAGGGCCAgagccgcggccaaccagctgGCGTCGGGGCGGAGACCTCCCAGAGAGTCCACGACGAACGCGCACGACTGGGTCTGGCTGGGACGAGCCACCCTCGAGAGAGCCGCCTGCGGACCTCAACAG GTTCGGGTAACCAGCAACCCTCTGGCCAGCGAAACGGAGGCAGACGCCGCTGAACTCGCAACCTGTTTCGACAACCCGAACCACATCGAGCTACCATCGGCTGGGCAACGGAGTAACGGGTCCGGGCCCATCGACACGACGACCTACTGCAAGAGGGACAAGCTTGCGAGGAACAGTTTCGCTTCTAAAGCCATTACGAAGCCATCCATCGCGGTAACTGCGACCACGGTGACTACTCCCGCATCCATGGCAACATCGACCGTCACCACCACGCGAAACGA CAACGACGACATTCCGCCACCCCTACCGCCCCACGGAGTGCCAGTCCCGAGCAGCGCGATGGCGACGACCACGTCGGCGGCTCCAGTGAGCAGCCTCGTGAACAACAACGGCAACGAGGACTACAAGCCACCCGTGCCGCCGCACAGGAACACGGGGGTGATCGTGCGGCTGCCAGAGACCCCGAGGAAGCACCGTCACAGGGCGTCGAGCGGAAGCGCTGGCGGCAACCACCACGGGAACAATCAGCGCCACAGCAAGCAGATCCACCATATCAAGCCACACGGTAAAGCTAGAGTAGGTAGTCCGAAAGAGAACgccgcggaggaggaggagttcGTCGAGCTAGTGAATCACGATGACAACAGGCACTCGAAGGACCCGAGAGCCAGAGAGGTGAAGAGGGCGACGATCGTCGGTAATCCAATGTTCTTGTCGTTCGCGACGTCCGCGGTCGCCTCCTCGATGAACGTGTCCAGCCCGACCGTGGCCTCATCGTCCTCCTCGCCACCTAACACATcgccgtcctcctcctcctcgtcctcctcctcttcctcttccgcctcctcttcctcatcctcatcctcgtccCAAGAGCAGGAGGGGTCGGCGGCGCTGGACGACTTGAATCTGGACATGGACTACAACCAGATCATGCAGTACTTCGACAACCTGAAGGAGTCGAACGCCTAG
- the LOC143374483 gene encoding large ribosomal subunit protein uL16m-like, translated as MQGSRSIGRFLLSPHCLFKSAPAAGVKSFAPGASFENVEFPERNKLRIVLRSPLYPPTQRPFKMQKKLRLMRGYEEYHNTLLHKQYGIIATGGGRMRHSHFEVVRFTLLKNLDFKTSFAVWRLQDPWQPITKKSQGVRMGSGKGGIDHYITPVKAGQVIVEVGGLIEFFEVKRVLIDIARKLPFAAMAVSQEMLEKMAVEEKRLEEENQNSWTWKYIIQNNMLGCHKWISKYDKRWFNKYL; from the exons ATGCAAGGAAGCAGGAGTATTGGGAGGTTTCTATTATCTc CCCATTGTTTGTTCAAGTCTGCTCCAGCAGCTGGAGTAAAGTCTTTTGCACCTGGAGCTTCTTtcgaaa ATGTTGAGTTTCCTGAACGTAACAAGCTCAGAATCGTACTTAGATCACCTTTGTACCCACCAACCCAACGACCTTTTAAAATGCAGAAGAAGCTGAGACTAATGCGTGGTTACGAAGAGTATCATAATACTCTTTTGCATAAGCAATACGGCATAATA gCAACAGGAGGTGGCAGAATGAGACACAGTCATTTCGAAGTGGTACGTTTTACATTACTAAAGAACTTGGATTTCAAAACTTCATTTGCAGTCTGGAGACTCCAGGACCCATGGCAACCAATCACTAAAAAG AGTCAAGGAGTGCGCATGGGAAGTGGTAAAGGTGGCATCGATCATTACATCACCCCAGTGAAAGCCGGCCAAGTTATCGTAGAAGTTGGAGGCCTGATTGAATTTTTCGAG GTGAAACGCGTCCTGATCGACATCGCGCGCAAATTACCGTTCGCTGCTATGGCGGTGAGCCAAGAGATGCTAGAAAAGATGGCAGTAGAGGAGAAGAGGTTGGAGGAGGAAAATCAGAATTCCTGGACCTGGAAGTATATCATTCAAAACAATATGCTCGGTTGCCACAAGTGGATATCGAAGTACGACAAGCGGTGGTTTAATAAATACTTGTAA